The following DNA comes from Mucilaginibacter jinjuensis.
AATTCATCTTCACTTAATGAACCATAGCTGCCAGTTACCGAGCCTGGGGTTTTCTCTTCCTGTGGTTCGTTCAGATTTTCGAGGTATACAAAGTCGTTACCTTCTATCACAATGCCTGCGGTAGAGAGGATAAACTCGTAGGTGTAAATAGGGCAGTCAAACCTTACAGCCATGGCAATGGCATCAGAGGTACGCGCATCAATTTCTATTACCTTTTTACCATCAGAGCAAATCAGTTTAGAGTAAAAGATCCCGTCGACCAGGTTGTAGATAATAATTTCCTGTATGTTGATGTGGTAAGCTTGTGCAAAGCTTTTAAACAGATCGTGGGTGAGGGGGCGGCTTGGGGTCATCTTTTCAATCTCGATGGCTATGGCTTGTGCCTCAAAACTACCGATAATGATAGGCAGCCTGCGGCGGCCGCTAACTTCGCCCAAAACTAAAGCATACGCGCCCGACTGCGTTTGGCTATAAGAAAGACCAACAATATCGAGCTTAATTTTCTTCATGTTATTACCCATCACAACAAAAAATCCTTTTTTATGCCAAAGCTTTATATGCTTTTACCGCATCAATTAATTTTGGAACAATTTCAAACGCATCGCCAACAATACCATAGTCGGCTACTTTGTAAAACGGTGCTTCGGCGTCTTTGTTGATCACAACAATAACTTTTGATGAGCTGATACCTGCCAAATGCTGTATAGCCCCCGAAATACCAATAGCAATATACAAATTTGGACTGACAGCTATACCTGTTTGCCCAACGTGTTCGCTATGCGGCCTCCATCCGGCATCCGATACCGGTTTTGAACAAGCAGTAGCAGCACCCAAAAGATCTGCCAACTCCTCAATCATGCCCCAGTTTTCGGGGCCTTTTAAGCCCCTGCCAGCCGATACCACAATCTCCGCATCAGGTAAAGATACTTTATCTGCCGATTTTATGATCTCTTTTAGCATCGCTTTAAAGTCAGATTCTTTGCTTTCTACCGAAAAAACTTCTGCTTTAGCGCCTGTTGGGTTTTCTGTAACCTTGTAACTGTTTGCAATTAAGGCAATTACTTTATTGGCCGAAGTTAGTTCGACGGTGGCAAAAGCTTTACCAGAAAATGCAGTTTTTTTAACTGTGAACTTGTTGTTAGCTGTTTCTGGGAGGGAAACTGCGCCATCAACAATACCAGCACCCAGTTTTACAGCCACACGAGGGGCAAGGCCGCGACCAGAAAATGTATTGGAAATAACCATAACATCTGCCTGCTCTGCTTCGGCAGCTTTGGCAATCACAGAAGCGTAGGCCTGGTTCACAAAGTTTTTAAGGTTATCTGCCGATACGTTTAAAATTTTGTGTGCTCCGTAGTTGCCGAGCGTGTTTAATTCGTCAGCACTTACGTCGCCGATAGAGATGGCTGTAAGCGTTGTATTATTTTGATCTGCAACGGCACGGGCATAAGAAACGGCTTCGAAAACCGATTTCTTGAATTTTCCACCCGCATTTTCTGCATATACTAAAACCGACATAGGGTTGATTTTTTGTTTAAATAGATAGATTAGATGACTTTGGCTTCGTTATGTAACAGATCAACCAGTTTGGCTACATCATCGGCGGCAATCAACTTTACCTGTCCGCGTGGGGCAGGCGTTTCATAACTGATAATCTCAGAGAAAGTTTTAACCTCAACAGGTTCAACCACGGCCAAAGGTTTGGTACGCGCCGACATAATGCCGCGCATATTCGGGATCTTAGGTTCGGCAACACCTTCTGCAGTACCGGCTACAAATGGGAAGGGGATGGTCAGGATTTCCTTACCGCCTTCAATTTCGCGTTCTACAGTTGCTTGTGTGCCGTCCACATCCAGCTTCTTAATAATAGACACCGATGGAAGATCCAATAACTCACCCAACATAGCGGCTACTTTAGAACCATTATAGTCGATAGATTCGCGGCCGGTTAGTATCAGATCAAATTGGTGTTGCTTTACGTACTCTGCAATTTGTACGGCTACAAAGTAAGCATCATGCGCAGGGGCGTTAATACGTACGGCATCTGTAGCGCCAATAGCCAGTGCTTTGCGGATGGTTGGCTCATTAGCAGCTTCGCCAACGTGTATCACTGTTACTGTGCCATTACCTCCGTCTGTTAACTCAATAGCGCGGGCCAAAGCAATCTCATCATACGGGTTAATAATAAATTGTACGCCTGCTGTATTAAATTGGGTGTTATTAGCGTTAAAGGTTACTTTTGTAGTGGTATCTGGTACGTTACTAATACATACTAAGATGTTCATTATATCATAGGTTTTTACAAAGGTAATTAAAAAAGGAAGAGTTTAAAATGGAGCAATCGCGTTTAGAAAAGCTGTTGGAATTTCTTAAAAATGAGCCCAATGACGAGTTTTTGCAGTATGCTTTGGCCACCGAATACCTGCGTTTAGATGATAAGGAAACAGCCCTGAACTATTACGAAGGCCTGGTGACCAATCACCCGGATTATGTTGGCACCTACTACCATTTAGGCAAGCTTTACGAAAGCCTTAACCGCAAGGAAGACGCTGTGGCCACTTATCAGAAGGGTATGGGGGCTGCGCGTGCCGCAAAAAACAACCATGCACTATCTGAGCTAAATTCGGCCTATATGCAGGCCAGTGGCTTGTACGACGATGATGATGACGACTATTAGCCTATAAATTTTTGACCAAACGACATCTACTTTTTATGCGCGATGCGCTGCTATATACGTTTACGGCCTTTGGCGGTCCGCAGGCGCATTTAGCCGTTTTGCTGCGCGAATTTGTAGAGAAACGTAAATACATAACCGAAGCCGAGCTGATGGAGCTCAACGCCCTGTCGCAAATGTTGCCAGGCCCGTCATCAACCCAAACGCTGGTAGGTATCGCCTGGAAGGTGGGTAAGCTGCCGCTGGCTTTAATAACTTTCTTAATCTGGGTGTTACCTTCTGCCGCTGTAATGTGCATAGCAGGGCTTAGTTTTAAAGCGCTTGCTCAGGGTACCCATTTTGACGAAATTATACGCTACATCCAGCCCATTGCAGTAGGTATTGTGGCTTATGCCGCTTTTAGCTTTGCACAGCGGATTTTAAAAACACGGGTAAGTGTTATGCTGGCTATATCATCAGTTATTGCTACGTTGATTTTGCAAAACCCTTATGCCTTTCCTTTATTGGTTTTGATGGGAGGGATAGTCTCTTCAGCCCTCGAAACCCAGCCACAAGAAAATGAGCTGCGGGTAAAGTTATTCTCAAACGTTAACCCGAATAAAATTGCCTATTTCATTGGTATCCTGCTTTTATTTGCAGCATTGGGTGCTTTGATTAATAGAACCTCGCCATTCAGTTTACCTATCCGTTTATTCGAGAACTTTTACCGTAACGGTATCCTGATTTTTGGGGGAGGGCAGGTATTGGTACCGCTGATGTTCACTGAATTTGTAGAATTGAAGCATTATCTCACTAATACCGAATTTTTATCCGGCTATGCTATTCAGCAAGCTTTACCGGGGCCAACGTTTGCGTTTACATCGTTTCTGGGTACGGTTACCATGGCTAATAAAGGCTTCGGGCTTTGGGGGCAAATTACCGGGGCTATTGTGGCCGTGATAGGGGTAAACTTGCCTGGCTTAATTCTCATCCTTTTCATCGTCCCCTTTTGGGAAGATCTGAAAAAGATAACCCGGATCCGTAATTCGCTAAGCGGTATTAATGCCGTTGCAGTAGGCTTTATGATAACTGCCTTTATATTACTGGTTAAACCGTTTGGCGTAAATTGGCTTTTTTACGGGATTATGGTAGCTACTTTCCTGTTACTGAAGTTTACTCGGATTAAAACACCTGTTATTATTGTGATTGGGGTTTTGGTGGGGTGGTTCTTTTAACCTACTCGTCATGCTGAACTTGTTTCAGCAACCCACTTGCTATGTAGGCGAATGCAAAGTTTTAGACCTGTCCTGTGGGGTGCCGAAACAAGTTCGGCATGACGGGCGGAAAAAGAAAATGAGCAAGTAATTAAAAATATCAATCACTTACTCATTCAAAATTTTATTAGATAGAACGGCTACTCACTCATTCACCACTCAAAACTCACAACTAAATTAAAAAGGTGGTGCATCATCCTCCATATCATCCATGCGCGATGGGCGGATAATGAAGTTGTTTGGCTTTTCGAAATCTTGTGATGGGGTTAAACCGGTAAATGCGTTTGGCGCGGCGCCGAAACTATCGATATTGGTATCCAAATCGGTAAACTTCACATATTTACCAACGAATTTCAAGCGTACACGGCCGGTTTCACCGTTACGGTGTTTGGCTATGATTACCTCACCGACACCCTGGGTAGGGTTGTTGTCTTCATCAAATTCCAGTCCGTAGTATTCAGGGCGGTAAAGGAACAGTACCATATCCGCATCCTGCTCAATAGATCCCGACTCACGTAAATCGGACAGCATTGGTCGTTTAGAACCACCTGGCCTGCTCTCAACCGCACGACTTAACTGCGATAGTGCCAGTACGGGTACTTCAAGCTCCTTAGCAACGGTTTTGAGTGCACGTGAGATACTACCGATCTCCTGCTCACGGTTACCACCTTTACCATCAGATTTACCGTGCATCAGCTGTAGGTAGTCAATGATGATTAGCTGGATGTCGTATTGCGATTTCAGACGGCGGCATTTTGCCCTGAACTCGAAAATATTTAATGATGGTGTATCGTCAATAATTAACGGCGCTTGCTCCAAACGGCCAATTTTAGAGTGGATTTGTTGCCATTCCCATTCTTCGAGATTACCCTTACGGATTTTTTCCTGTTCAATCTGGGTTTCGCCGGAAATCAAACGATTAACCAACTGTACGGATGACATCTCGAGCGAGAACACCACAACAGGTTTGGTAAAGTCAACAGCAGCGTTGCGCGCGCAAGTTAGTACGAATGCCGTTTTACCCATCGCCGGACGAGCCGCGATGATTACCAGATCCGATTTTTGCCAGCCTGATGTGATCCTGTCCAAATCGGTAAAGCCCGATGGTACACCGGTTAGTCCGTCTTTCTTATCTTTTAGTGCTTCAAGCTCTTTTAATGATTCGTGCAAAATCTCATCCATTTTACGCGAATCGCGGCGAAGGTTATTCTGGGCAATATCGAACAGGTTTTTCTCTGCTTTATCCAGTAAGTCCAAAACATCCGAAGTGTCCTCATAAGCTGCGCTGATTACTTCAGTAGAAATTCGGATTAGCTCTCGTTGAATAAACTTCTGGATAATGATACGGGAGTGGAACTCGATATTGGCTGCCGAGGCTACACGGTTAGTGAGCTCGGTAATGTAATAAGCGCCGCCTATCATTTCCAGCTCGCCTTGCTGCCGTAACTGGGCTGTAACGGTTAAAATATCTACAGGAGAAGTTTTCTCGAACAGGGTGTGAATAGCCTTAAAGATTTTCTGATGTGCTTCCACATAAAAGATCTCGGGCTTTAATACGTCGATCACAGATGACAGGGCATCTTTCTCGAGCATTAAGGCACCCAGTATGGCTTCTTCTAAATCGCGGGCCTGTGGAGGGAGTTTACCAACAAGTCCGTTTGATTGTGGCGCATTAAATCCCCTGTTGCGTCGGTCTGAATTTGTTTTATTGTACTGTTGGTTTTCGTTCTCCATTTATCGGCCTCATTCTCCCTTTATCGGGGGAACAAAAATATACAAATTAGCCGCCAATAAAATTAACATTTCAAAATTTGCCAAAAACGTAATGTACTTCTACGGGTTAAAAAATAAAGGTGGATATTAACACTGATTGTTAATAACATGTGAGTAACGGCTATAGTAAACTGATTATCAAATGTGTTAATAATTGCCATAATTGTTAATTAATTGAAAAAGCAGGCGACCTATCTATCCACATAAATGGCCTTACTGAATTAAAATTTCTATTTTTGCTGAATATTTATCAATAAATGTCCTTTAGTAATTCAAATTCAGCAAAGCGCGAAAGCAATCAGATGGTGTTCGGTATCCGTGCGGTAATGGAAGCCATTAAATCTGGTAAAGAGATCGAGGCTTTGTTTATACAACGTGGTTTAGGTGGTGGCTTGTTCCTGGAACTGAAAAGCCTTTTGCAGGAGTATAACCTTACTGCACAGCAGGTTCCGATTGAGAAACTGAACCGCATTACCACCAAAAATCACCAGGGCGTTATTGGTGTTATTTCGCCAATCACTTATCAAAAAATAGAGGATATTATCCCCCAGGTTTTCGAAGCCGGCAAGGTGCCTTTGGTGCTGGTGCTGGATAGTATTACCGATGTACGCAATATGGGCGCTATTGCCCGTACAGCAGAATGTGCCGGTGTTGATGCTATTGTTATCCCCTCAAAGGGTTCGGCACAGGTTACGCCGGATGCTATCAAAACTTCGGCAGGGGCATTATTTAAAATCCCGGTTTGTCGCCATGATAATTTAGTGCAAACTGTTAAATTTCTACAGGAATCGGGCTTACAGGTAGTTTGCTGTACCGAGAAAACAGCTGACAGTATTTACGACGTTGATTATACCCCTCCAACTGTAATTATTATGGGTTCTGAAGAAGATGGCATCCGTAACGAACTGATCCGCACAGCCGAGCATCTGGCCAAGATCCCAATGTTTGGTGAGATAGCCTCGCTTAACGTATCAGTTTCAACTGCAGTTATTGTTTACGAAGCGATCAGGCAGAGGGGATTGTAGTTACGAGTAGTGAGTTTTGAGTTGCGAGTATAACATGTTTTTGAGTTGTAAGTCGATCCACTCGAAACTCACAACTCAAAACACGCAACTATTTTAAATATATTTAGTTCCAAATTTCTGTTTTACATCTGCAACTATCTGTTTCACAGATTGCTCCTGGTCGCGCGGGCAGATCATCAGGGTGTTATTGGCTTCTACAACGATAAAATCGTGCAGCCCTTGCAGTACAACCAGCTTATCTTCGGGAACGTTCACCATGCAATTTGATGAATCGTACATAATCACTTTCTCGGCTGGGATAACGGCGTTGCCTACATAATCCTTTTCGGCCAGCTGGTAAACAGAGGTCCAGGTACCCAAATCGCTCCAGCCAAATTCAGAAGGTAAAACGTAAACGTTCTCGGCCTTCTCCATAATACCGTAATCAATCGAGATATTAATACATTGCTGGTAAGCCGTGTTGATGTGACTGCGTTCTTTTTCGCTGTTGTAAACACTGCGTGCATCGGCAAAAATATCGTGCATGTCTGGTAAGTGCTTACCAAATGCTTTTACAATTGACTTAGCCGACCATACGAAAATACCGGCATTCCATAAAAAGTCGCCGCTTTGGATAAAGCTTTTGGCAATCTCCAGGGTTGGTTTTTCGGTAAAGGTTTTAACCTTGTGGAAATCGTTATTTAAAAGCTGATCGGTGTATTGTATGTAGCCATAACCGGTGTCGGGGCGCGATGGTTTAATGCCAAGAGTGATTAAGCAATCATGCTCGGCAGCGGTATTTAATGAATTATTGATGCTATCAATAAAAGCTTGTTCGTTTAATATCAGGTGATCAGAAGGGGCAACCACTACAATTGCATCCTCATTCATGCTCTCAATTTTGTACGAACCGTAAGCCACACAAGGCGCGGTGTTGCGCATTACAGGTTCGGTTAATATCTGGTGGTCTGCAATACCCGGTAATTGTTCTTTTACCAGGTCGGCATAATTTTCATTAGTAACGATGTATATATTCTCTGGCGGACAAATTTTTATGAAGCGGTCATACGTGTTTTGGATCAGTGTTTTTCCTGTACCTAAAATGTCGATAAATTGTTTAGGATATGATGTTCTGCTGATGGGCCAAAACCGGCTCCCAATGCCACCGGCCATGATGATGGCATAATAATTTTTATTCATAAGAGATTAAAGATATAAGCTACGCAATATTTGATAGTAAAGTTAAAAGCAAATTATTTGTTAACACATGAAATAAAAGTTAATTTTTTAACGTATCTTAAGTGTTAGTTTTTAATTCCACTATACGACAACTAAAGTATGATAAATGTTCAATAAAATATCATTTTATTGTCTTAATGTTACTTTAATAGGCGATATGGAAAAAATTTGCTAATTTGTCCGTTTAAATAGATTGCATACAATACACCAAAAATGATTGAGACAAAAAAGTCGCTTTTCGATAATCTCCAGAATTTTTTCGGCTTCGATAACTTCAAGGGAGAGCAGGAAGCGATTATTACCAACATCCTGGCTGGTAATGACACATTTGTAATTATGCCTACTGGTGGGGGCAAATCAATGTGTTATCAGTTACCGGCCCTCATGAGCGACGGCACAGCGATTGTGATTTCCCCGCTTATTGCGTTAATGAAAAACCAGGTAGATCAGCTAAGGGCTTTTGGCGGATCAGACAGCATTGCCCATTTCTTAAATTCGTCATTAACGAAGGCTGATATACTGAAAGTGAAGGAAGACGTGCTGAACGGTAAAACCAAATTACTGTACGTAGCCCCCGAGTCACTTACCAAGCAAGAAAATGTAGATTTTTTACGATTAAACCAGGTATCATTTGTGGCCGTTGATGAGGCACACTGTATCTCTGAGTGGGGGCACGATTTTCGCCCCGAGTATCGTAAAATACGCCAGGTAATCAGCAATATCGGTGAGAATATCCCGATCATCGCTTTAACTGCAACTGCTACGCCTAAGGTGCAGCATGATATACAGAAAAACCTGCAAATGAATAACGCGACGGTTTTTAAATCGTCATTTAACCGCAGCAATTTATTTTATGAAGTACGTGCCAAGCGTAACGTACTGAAAGAGATTATCAAGTTTGTTAAACAGCATCAGGGAAAATCGGGCATTGTTTATTGCCTGAGCCGTAAAAAGGTAGAAGAGGTTGCAGAGGCGTTAAGCCTGAACGGTGTTAAGGCATTGCCTTACCACGCTGGTTTGGATGCCAAAGTACGTGCCGATACACAGGATAAATTCCTGATGGAGGATGTAGACGTTATTGTGGCTACCATTGCCTTCGGGATGGGTATCGATAAACCGGATGTACGTTACGTAATACACCACGATGTGCCTAAAAGCATGGAAGGGTACTACCAGGAAACCGGCCGTGCCGGCCGTGATGGTGGCGAAGGTGTTTGCGTGGCATTCTACTCAGAAAAAGATATCGATAAACTGCAGAAGTTTATGAAAGATAAGCCGGTTTCTGAACGCGAAATCGGTACGCAGATCCTGAAGGAGGTGATTGACTATGCTGAGTCGTCGGTTTGTCGTCGTAAACAGATCCTGCATTATTTTGGCGAGAACTTTAACGAGGCCGGCTGTAGCTGCATGTGCGATAACTGCGCTGCAACTAAAGAGCACTTTGATGGTGAAGAACACTTACACCGTGCATTAAGCCTGATTAAGCAATTGGGTGAGAAGTTTGATGACCACCACATTTTGGGTGTGTTATTGGGCGAAGATAACCCGCAGGTGCATCATTATGAGCATCATTTAATTCCCGAATTTGGTGCAGGCAAGGCACAAGGCGAAAATCTTTGGAAATCGCTGTTACGCCAGGCTTTGCTGGATAATTACCTATCGAAAGATATTGACCAATATGGTTTATTGCATTTAACGGCAAAAGGCCAAAATTTTATAGATAACCCGCACAGTATCCGCTTTATCATGAACCGCCCGATTGAAAATGCGGATGATGATGATAGTGAAGAAGGCGGCAAAGGCGGCGGCAGCGCATTGGATACCCAATTGCTGCAAATGCTGAAAGACCAGCGTAAAAAGCTGGCTAAGCAAAAGGGTTTACCTCCGTTTGTTATTTTCCAGGATCCATCTCTGGAGGAAATGTGTACGCATTATCCAATTACAATGGATGAGCTGAAACAGATCTCGGGCGTGGGTGCAGGTAAGGCTGCCAAGTTTGGTGCAAGTTTTATCGAACTGATTAAGAAATACGTAGAGGAAAATGATATTGATCGCCCGATTGACCTGGTGATTAAAAGCGCTGCCAATAAATCGGCACTGAAGGTATATATCATTCAGAATATCGACCGCCATTTGGACCTCGAAGATATTGCCAGCTCGAAAGGCTTATCGTATGAAGATATTTTGCGGGAGATTGAAACCATTGTAAACTCTGGTACCAAACTGAACCTCAATTACTACATTAACGAAGTAATTGATGAAGACAGGCAGGACGAAGTATTTGATTATTTCCGATCGGCCGAAGATGATTCAATTGAACATGCCATGGCAGAGCTTGGGAATGAAGATTATACCCAGGAAGAAGTTCAGCTGATGCGTATTAAGTTTATGAGTGAATTAGGTAACTAATAGCTTTTACAATTCAAGCATATCAAAAGGCTTTCTGAGACAATCAGGAAGCCTTTTTATTTGGCTATAATCTTAAACTCGGTACGGCGGTTTTTAGCCTTGTTCTCCTCCGATGTATTAGGTGCTAAAGGCTGGGTTTTACCATAGCCCTTAAATACCAGTTTAGCCGGGTTTGTACCGTTAGTTACCAGATATTGATAAACAGATTTAGCACGGTTCTCTGAGAGGGTTTGATTTAGTTGATCGTTGCCGGTATCATCTGTATGACCTGAGATCTCAATCTTAACGGTAGGATTAGCATTCAGGAACTCGGCAATGATTTGGAGTTCGGCTTTCGATTGTGCTTTGAGTTCGTATTGATTGCTGTTAAAGAAAATGTTCTTCAAAATTACCTTCTTGCCAATTTCAATAGGGGACAGGGCTACGTTGACAATAAAAGGCTGCGTAGGTGCATGGCCTTCTAACGAGAAGTTCTCTGAATAAAATAAATAACCCTGTTTAGAAATGTTTAGGCCATAGTTTTTACCGCTGGTAAGGGTAGCCAAAAAGTCGCCGTCGGTTGCAGAACTTACATCATGATAAACAATCTCATTTTTTTCGAGGTCGATAATTTCTACAATACCCTCAATAGGCTTTTTATTTAAAGCATCAGTGATCTTCCCTTTTACATACGTAACCAGTTTAGGCTTTAGCGCCGCGGGTAATTCAAACATGTAAATATCATAACCACCAATACCATTATTCAGGTTGTTAGAGGCAAAGTAAGCGTAACTGCCATTGGTAGAAATAGTTAAACCATTTTCATCACCGCTGGAATTGATAGGGTAGCCCAGGTTTTGTGGTTTCTGCCATTTACCATCCTGGCCTAACCGGCTGATGTAAAGGTCTTTGTTACCCATGCCCGGCCAACCGTTTGAACAAAAGTATAAGGTACTATCATCGGGGTGAATGAAGGGAGATTGCTCATCGAAAACGGTATTGATGTTGGGCCCTAAATTTTCGGGCTCACCCCAGCCTTTGGCAGTTAAGGTCGATTTCCAGATGTCGTAGCCACCATAGCCGCCTTTGCGGTTGCTCACAAAATAAAGCGTGCGGCCATCGGCACTGATAGAGGGTTGTGATTCCCATCCCGGCGAATTAAGCGGTCGGCTCAGGTCAAACGGTGTCGACCAATCATCCCCCTTTTTTTGCGAAACGTAAATGTCGCACTTACCCAAACCATCGGGTCGGTTACAGCCCGTAAAGAACAAATATTTGCCATCCTGCGACAGCGATTGGGCGCCTTCGTTGTAATTTGGTGTGTTAATGTTCTTACTTAAATAAGTAGCTGTTTGCCACTTGTTATTGAGCTTGTTGCTCTTATAAAAATCTTCATTATTGTTAATTTTGCGGGTGAAAATCAGAGTGCTTTCATCGGCGGTGGCTGTGGGCAGGTACTCGTCGTCGGCAGTATTAATTTCGGGGCCAAGGTTAACCGGCGTAAACGGAACAGGGTGCTGCAAGGCCTGAATTGCAAAGTCGCAATCGCCCATTAACTTCTTTGCCCGGAAACGGTCTTTATCGGTAATGTACTGGTAGGTTAGATATTTAACCAGGT
Coding sequences within:
- a CDS encoding OmpA family protein, translated to MTRAFFTVILFIAFPLVILAQQRAYTTKNETAIKYYALAGSSYDYHKFDEAITNLQQSIQADDNFIEAHIFLGDMYGLKKQYKEATEQYQKALTLNPEFSQAVYFKISDAEISTGHYKDAQFHLVKYLTYQYITDKDRFRAKKLMGDCDFAIQALQHPVPFTPVNLGPEINTADDEYLPTATADESTLIFTRKINNNEDFYKSNKLNNKWQTATYLSKNINTPNYNEGAQSLSQDGKYLFFTGCNRPDGLGKCDIYVSQKKGDDWSTPFDLSRPLNSPGWESQPSISADGRTLYFVSNRKGGYGGYDIWKSTLTAKGWGEPENLGPNINTVFDEQSPFIHPDDSTLYFCSNGWPGMGNKDLYISRLGQDGKWQKPQNLGYPINSSGDENGLTISTNGSYAYFASNNLNNGIGGYDIYMFELPAALKPKLVTYVKGKITDALNKKPIEGIVEIIDLEKNEIVYHDVSSATDGDFLATLTSGKNYGLNISKQGYLFYSENFSLEGHAPTQPFIVNVALSPIEIGKKVILKNIFFNSNQYELKAQSKAELQIIAEFLNANPTVKIEISGHTDDTGNDQLNQTLSENRAKSVYQYLVTNGTNPAKLVFKGYGKTQPLAPNTSEENKAKNRRTEFKIIAK